ACAATTATGACCAACATGGGCATTGTCAATGCAATGGAGCAGAGCGGAATCGAGGTGATCCGCTCAGCGGTCGGCGACCGCTATGTCGTCAAGGAAATGATCGATAACGGTGCTGAATTAGGCGGCGAACAGAGCGGGCATGTGATCTTTCTTGAACATAACACAACAGGGGACGGACTTGTTTCCGCGTTGCAGGTGCTGCGGATTATGCAGACGACGGGATTAAGGTTGTCTGAGCTTGCAAAGCCATTTGAAAAATTTCCCCAAGTCACAGTTAACGTTGCGGTCAAATCCAAACCTCCTTTAGAAGAGATCTCTGAGTTGCGTAAAGTGGTCCAAGATGTTGAGAAGAAGTTGCAAGGAAAAGGGCGTGTACTTGTTCGTTATTCGGGAACGGAGAATATGTGCCGCGTGATGGTCGAGGGGGAAAACCTGCATCAAGTTTCCGTATTCGCGGGGCAGATTGCAGAATCGGTGGAACAGGCAATAGGGTAATTGATCATGTGCGGTATTTTTGGATACGTAGGAAAGAAAAATTCCGTCAAGATTGCGATCGAGGGACTGAAGCGTTTAGAGTACAGGGGATACGATTCTGCGGGTATTGCAGGGGTTAGTTCGGGTCAGTTGTTTGCCTGCAAAGAGGTAGGAAAGGTTGCCATTCTTGAAACGATCGTAGAGAAAGCCGATATTTCACTTGATGCCGCGATCGCCCATACTAGATGGGCAACACACGGAAAGCCGAGTGGACTCAATGCGCATCCCCATCTGGATACCCTCCATTCACTTGCCGTTGTGCACAACGGTATTGTAGAAAATCATGACACTTTGCGCAGGCATTTGATGCAGCAAGGGGTTGCCTTCGAATCAGAAACTGATACCGAAGTGATCGCTCATCTCGTCAGCAGCTTTTATGAAGGGGATCTATTAAAAGCTGTAAAGGAGACGATTCCGTTGTTGGAAGGATCGTTTGCGATAGCTCTTGTCCATAAAGATTATCCCGATCAAATCATTGCTGTTGCTCATGAATCGCCCCTGGTGATTGGAATAGGAGAAGACGAAGCGTTCATTTCATCTGATTCTCATGCTTTTATCTCTCACACCAGGGAAGTGGTTTTCCTTTCGAATTCCGAAATCGCTGTTGTCACTCCTGACAAGTTGGAAATTTTCAATACTTCGCTTCAGCAGATTCAAAAAGAGCGTGAAATCCTTTCTATCGAAGCTGAAGAGATCTCAAAAAAGGGATATCAGCACTACACTCTGAAAGAGATTAATGAGCAGCCTCAGTCTATTCGAAACGCTCTGCTTTCCCGCTACTTTGAGGATTACGGAACTGCCGTTTTCGAAGAATTGACATTTGATGTCAATGAGTTGCTCTCTATCCAGCGAGTGTTGATTCTCGCTTGCGGCACTTCGTGGCATGCAGGCTGCGTTGGTTCCTATCTGATCGAGGATATGGCGCGCATTCCTGTCCAGGTGGAGATCTCTTCTGAATTTCGATATAAAAACCCTATCGTTCCCCCGGGTACATTTGTCGTGGCAGTCAGCCAGTCGGGCGAAACGGCCGACACTATTGCCGCATTGAGGGAGCTAAAGGCAAAAGCTGTAAAAGTATTGGGAATTTGCAATGTGCATAGCTCTACGCTGGCAAGAGAGTGCGACTGTACGATCTTTCTTAAAGCTGGACCTGAGATAGGCGTCTGTTCAACGAAAGCATTTGTTTCGCAAGTCGTTGTTTTTTCTCTTTTCTCTCTCCTGCTTGCACGGATGCGCCATATGAGCAAAGCAGACGGACAAGAATTTATTCAAGCGCTGAAGGTCTTGCCTGAACAGGTGCAAAAAGTGTTGAATCAGGCAGATGCCATCCAGTCTCTTGCTAAAAAGTATGCGAAATACGACAACTTTTTTTACTTGGGCCGCCACTACATGTTTCCTACAGCGTTGGAAGGAGCATTGAAGTTGAAAGAGATCTCTTATATCAATGCCAATGGATATCCAGCCGGTGAGATGAAGCATGGACCGATCGCTTTGATCGGGCCTGATTGTCCGACAGTCGCTTTTTGCGCTAATCGGCTGACTTATGACAAGCTGTTAAGCAATTTGATGGAAATCAAGTCTCGGAGCGGGCCGATCATTGCAATTTCAGAAGAGGGAAGTGCCGGGATCGACAGTATTGCCGATGATGTGATCTGGGTTCCGGCATCCAGAGATGAGATTGCTGTGGTTCCTACAACCGTCGCTGCGCAGTTATTTGCCTACTATGTTGCATTGGAAAGAGGAGAGGATATCGATCAGCCGCGCAATTTGGCTAAATCGGTCACAGTCGAATAACGAAAAGAAATTCTATGGATAGAAAACTTATTATAGGAACGTTGCTCGTTTCCGGAACGTGCATAGGGGGGGGGATGCTCGCGCTTCCCGTCTTGACCAGCTTAGGAGGGTTTGTCCCTTCCATGGTGATTTTCTTGTTATGCTGGCTTTTTATGGCGGGAACCGGGTTGCTGTTTTTGGAAGTTTGCCATTGGATGAATGGAGACACTAATATTGTTTCTATGGCAGGAAAAACTCTGGGAAAAGGGGGAAAGGCGTTTGCCTGGCTTCTCTATCTCTTTATGTTTTATTGTCTGACGCTTGCCTATATCGTTGGATGCGGAAATCTCGTGACTGAAATCCTTCCCTTGCCTGCTTGGGCGGGCTCTCTTGTTTTTGTTGCGGTTTTTTCGCCCGCGGTCTTTTTTGGAGCACGTGTTGTCGGCAGGGTCAACAGCTTGTTGATGGTAGGACTGTTGGTTTCTTATTTCGTTTTTGTTGCCATTGGAATTCCTTATGTCAACGTTGAGAATTTGAAGCATATTGACTGGCCTTCATCGCTTCTTGCACTTCCTGTTGCCTTCACATCGTTTGCTTATCAAGGAATTATTCCCACGTTATCCCGCTACATGGAGTTTAATATCAGGAAAACTCGATCTGCAATTTTACTGGGGAGCTTTTTGCCTTTTGCTGCCTATGTCATTTGGCAATGGCTCATTTTAGGGATTGTCCCCACTTTCAGTGAAAACGGGTTGGCAGATACCTTGGAGGTCGGCGGCAACGCAGTCGATCCCCTTAAATTTTTTATCAAACACTCATCTGTGTACACCGTCGGGCAATTTTTCGCCTTTTTTGCTTTGACGACATCTTTCTACGGGGTAACCTTAGGACTGCTCGATTTTTTAGCTGACGGTCTGGACATCAAAAAAGATGCTAAAGGGAAGTTCTTTTTGTCGATGCTTGTTTTTGTCCCGCCTCTTTTTCTAGCTGTCTCTTATCCTCGAGTTTTCCTCACCTCTTTAGAATACGCAGGAGGATACGGAAGTGCATTGCTTCTCGGATTGCTGCCTATTCTCATGGTTTGGTCAGGAAGATATTGCCAGAAGCTGCCTTCAAAATATTCCTTGTTTGGAGGGAGAATCACCCTTGTTTTAATGCTGCTGTTTGTGATTTTTGAGATCATTTTTGAAACAGCGCATCTCATTTTTCATTAACAGCATGAGGTTCAGTAATGCCGAAAAAGCCACAGATGGACGCAGATGAACATGGATTGGAAACTGCCAAAGGGCAGTTTCTTGTGTATCAAGCGGAAGATGGTCGTTTAAAGCTAGATGTACGCCTCGAAGGAGAGACGGTCTGGTTGACGCAACCCTTGATAGCGGAACTATTCCAGACTACCCAGCAAAATATAAGCCAACATATTTTAAGTATTTACGAAGAAGGTGAGCTGGCTCCTGAGACAACTCACAAGAAATTCTTGTCGGTTCGATCAGAGGGAAAGCGGGAAGTCAAACGACTGCTGGATTACTACAGCCTGGACATGATTATCTCGGTTGGCTATCGGGTGAAAAGTCATGTGGCTACTCGTTTCCGCATCTGGGCGACTCAACAACTAACCGAGTTTGTCAAAAAGGGCTTTCTGTTGGATGACGAACGCCTAAAAAACCCTGATCAGCCTTTCGATTATTTTGAAGAGCTCGAACGGCGCATTCAGGATATTCGTATTTCCGAGCGCCGATTTTATCAGAAGATTACCGACATCTACGCCACCAGCATCGATTACGACCCTACGTTGGATATCAGCATTGAGTTCTTTAAAACTGTCCAGAATAAGATGCATTGGGCTATTACCGGCCAAACAGCGGCAGAAATCATCCATTCCCGTGCCGATGCGGACAAGCCGAATATGGGTTTAACAAGTTACCGTTGATTGGAACAGGTATATAGACAAGCCTTTTGACTGGCTAAGGAGGAAATGAACATGTTTGATTGGCAAACGGGGGGCGAGAAATGGCCTTTGAACGGATAAGCAAATTCAAAAACAATTGGATTTTTCGCGGCGGCCAGGGAGATTTTATATGCTGACCAGCAACGCAACTGGTGCCAATCGATCTTCCTCTATATCAAAACTCGACAGCTTACTATATGAGTACGAATCAGAATATCACTATCTTTTTAGTCTTGTTTACGAAGCAGCCAATTCTAAAGAAAAGGCTGGCTTGCAACAAAATTACCCTCTGCCCAATATCGCTCGAAGGCTCTTGGAATCATTTCTTGCGTTTCGCCTGCCGTCAAAGTCTGGAGAATTGCGCCAGCAACTCGATTTTATCGATTTCGATGTAGTGAAAAAGACCAGAATTCTCAGATTTCTTCATACATACTCTCACTCTGGACAGATATCCGACTCGGAACACGATCCATCAATTCTTATTGAAACGAAACAGGTACTAAACGACCTGCTTTGCTTGATTCAAAAAGACGATTACCGCCACTTTAACCAGATGAAGGCGTTGGTTACCAAATGAGAGTTCTTCACACATCCGACTGGCACATTGGCCGCACCCTCTACGGCAGAAAACGCTACGAAGAATTCGAAGCCTTTCTGGCCTGGCTAGCGGAAACGATTCAGCAGAATGAAATTGATACGCTGCTCGTGGCAGGTGATGTCTTTGACACCAGTACTCCGAGCAATCGCGCCCAGGAGCTTTATTACCGCTTTTTATGCCGTGTAGCCGCCTCATCCTGTCGGCATGTTGTTGTCGTCGCGGGCAATCACGATTCACCGTCCTTTCTCAATGCTTCCAAGGAACTGCTCAAAGCTTTAGATGTCCACGTGGTCGGTAGTAGCACGGAATCCCCGGAAGACGAAGTGCTGGTGCTCCGTAACGAGCAGGACGCTCCGGAATTGATTATCTGTGCTGTGCCTTACCTTCGCGACAGGGATATCCGTGTGGCGGAAGCGGGTGAAAGCGTCGAGGACAAAGAGCGGAAATTAATTGACGGCATCCGTACTCATTACGCCACTGTTGCCTCCCTGGCAGAACAGAGGCGAGAGGAACTCGGGGCCGATATTCCCATTATTGGCATGGGGCATCTGTTCACTGCAGGCGGCCAAACTGTCGATGGTGATGGCGTGCGCGAACTCTACATCGGCTCCTTGGCTCATGTGACAGCCGGAATTTTTCCTACCTGTTTCAACTATCTGGCGCTTGGTCACCTCCATATCCCGCAAAAAGTGAACGGCTCCGAAACTATAAGGTACAGCGGCTCTCCATTGCCCATGGGATTTGGAGAGGCAAAACAGCAGAAGAGTGTTTGTCAGGTTGAATTCCACAGCACGACCGCATCCGTACAACTGATCGACGTGCCGGTGTTTCAGAAATTCGAGCGCGTCAAGGGAGACTGGGATGACATCTTAAACCGCATCATCGAATTGTCGGCAACCGACTTTCAAGGTTGGCTCGAAGTTATTTATGATGGCATTGAGGTTATTGGCAATCTGAGTGAGCGTCTGGAGGTTGCGATTTCCGGCACTCAAATGGAAATTCTACGGATAAAGAACAACCG
This genomic window from Waddlia chondrophila WSU 86-1044 contains:
- the glmS gene encoding glutamine--fructose-6-phosphate transaminase (isomerizing), which codes for MCGIFGYVGKKNSVKIAIEGLKRLEYRGYDSAGIAGVSSGQLFACKEVGKVAILETIVEKADISLDAAIAHTRWATHGKPSGLNAHPHLDTLHSLAVVHNGIVENHDTLRRHLMQQGVAFESETDTEVIAHLVSSFYEGDLLKAVKETIPLLEGSFAIALVHKDYPDQIIAVAHESPLVIGIGEDEAFISSDSHAFISHTREVVFLSNSEIAVVTPDKLEIFNTSLQQIQKEREILSIEAEEISKKGYQHYTLKEINEQPQSIRNALLSRYFEDYGTAVFEELTFDVNELLSIQRVLILACGTSWHAGCVGSYLIEDMARIPVQVEISSEFRYKNPIVPPGTFVVAVSQSGETADTIAALRELKAKAVKVLGICNVHSSTLARECDCTIFLKAGPEIGVCSTKAFVSQVVVFSLFSLLLARMRHMSKADGQEFIQALKVLPEQVQKVLNQADAIQSLAKKYAKYDNFFYLGRHYMFPTALEGALKLKEISYINANGYPAGEMKHGPIALIGPDCPTVAFCANRLTYDKLLSNLMEIKSRSGPIIAISEEGSAGIDSIADDVIWVPASRDEIAVVPTTVAAQLFAYYVALERGEDIDQPRNLAKSVTVE
- a CDS encoding amino acid permease → MDRKLIIGTLLVSGTCIGGGMLALPVLTSLGGFVPSMVIFLLCWLFMAGTGLLFLEVCHWMNGDTNIVSMAGKTLGKGGKAFAWLLYLFMFYCLTLAYIVGCGNLVTEILPLPAWAGSLVFVAVFSPAVFFGARVVGRVNSLLMVGLLVSYFVFVAIGIPYVNVENLKHIDWPSSLLALPVAFTSFAYQGIIPTLSRYMEFNIRKTRSAILLGSFLPFAAYVIWQWLILGIVPTFSENGLADTLEVGGNAVDPLKFFIKHSSVYTVGQFFAFFALTTSFYGVTLGLLDFLADGLDIKKDAKGKFFLSMLVFVPPLFLAVSYPRVFLTSLEYAGGYGSALLLGLLPILMVWSGRYCQKLPSKYSLFGGRITLVLMLLFVIFEIIFETAHLIFH
- the rhuM gene encoding RhuM family protein, with product MPKKPQMDADEHGLETAKGQFLVYQAEDGRLKLDVRLEGETVWLTQPLIAELFQTTQQNISQHILSIYEEGELAPETTHKKFLSVRSEGKREVKRLLDYYSLDMIISVGYRVKSHVATRFRIWATQQLTEFVKKGFLLDDERLKNPDQPFDYFEELERRIQDIRISERRFYQKITDIYATSIDYDPTLDISIEFFKTVQNKMHWAITGQTAAEIIHSRADADKPNMGLTSYR
- a CDS encoding AAA family ATPase; protein product: MQKQLDFSRRPGRFYMLTSNATGANRSSSISKLDSLLYEYESEYHYLFSLVYEAANSKEKAGLQQNYPLPNIARRLLESFLAFRLPSKSGELRQQLDFIDFDVVKKTRILRFLHTYSHSGQISDSEHDPSILIETKQVLNDLLCLIQKDDYRHFNQMKALVTK
- a CDS encoding exonuclease SbcCD subunit D C-terminal domain-containing protein, with translation MRVLHTSDWHIGRTLYGRKRYEEFEAFLAWLAETIQQNEIDTLLVAGDVFDTSTPSNRAQELYYRFLCRVAASSCRHVVVVAGNHDSPSFLNASKELLKALDVHVVGSSTESPEDEVLVLRNEQDAPELIICAVPYLRDRDIRVAEAGESVEDKERKLIDGIRTHYATVASLAEQRREELGADIPIIGMGHLFTAGGQTVDGDGVRELYIGSLAHVTAGIFPTCFNYLALGHLHIPQKVNGSETIRYSGSPLPMGFGEAKQQKSVCQVEFHSTTASVQLIDVPVFQKFERVKGDWDDILNRIIELSATDFQGWLEVIYDGIEVIGNLSERLEVAISGTQMEILRIKNNRVIDRVLERIHEEETLDDLNVNDVFERCLAVHEVSEEQRPELLRTYQETILSLYEDDLQAD